In a genomic window of Chrysemys picta bellii isolate R12L10 chromosome 1, ASM1138683v2, whole genome shotgun sequence:
- the LOC135975336 gene encoding uncharacterized protein LOC135975336 — protein MQSSPAVMAMQSGNRKRAPAWTDREVLDLIAVWGDESVLSELRSKRRNAKIYEKISKDMAERGYSRDATQCRVKIKELRQGYQKTKEANGRSGSHPQTSRFYEALHSILGAAATTTPPVTVDSEDGILSTAGSSDMLGDGEDEEGDEEGEAVGSSHNADFPDSQDLFITLTEIPYEASPAITPDTESGEGSATPSATVSQPSLESHSQRLARIRRRKKRTREDMFSELMASSQAQAAQQTQWRENLTRMHQANMDREERWRQEDQQATQTLLGLLREQTDTLRRLVDVLQERRQEDRAPLQSISNRPPPPPSPIPTSPKVQRRRGGRVPANSHSTPAESSSSRRLSFPKI, from the exons atgcagagctctccagcagtgatggccatgcagtctgggaatagaaagagagccccagcatggactgatcgtgaagtcttggatctcatcgctgtgtggggcgatgagtccgtgctttccgagctgcgatccaaaagaaggaatgcaaagatctacgagaagatctctaaagacatggcagagagaggatacagccgggatgcaacgcagtgccgcgtgaaaatcaaggagctgagacaaggctaccagaagaccaaagaggcaaacggacgctccggatcccatccccagacatcccgtttctacgaggcactgcattccatcctcggtgctgccgccaccactaccccaccagtgaccgtggactctgaggatgggatactgtccacggccggttcctcagacatgttaggggacggggaagatgaggaaggagatgaggagggcgaggcagttggcagctctcacaacgctgatttccccgacagccaggatctcttcatcacccttacagagatcccctacgaagcgtccccagccattaccccggacacagaatctggtgaaggatcagcca ccccgtctgcgactgtctcacaacctagcctggaatcacactcccagaggctagcgcggattaggcgtaggaagaagaggacacgggaggacatgttctctgagcttatggcctcttcccaagcccaggcagcacagcagacccagtggcgggagaacttgacccgaatgcaccaagccaacatggatcgggaggagaggtggcggcaggaagaccagcaggcgactcaaacgctgcttggactactgagggagcaaacggacacgctccggcgccttgtggatgttctgcaggaacggaggcaggaggacagagccccgctgcagtccatctctaaccgccctcccccgccaccaagtcccatacccacctcacccaaagtgcaaagaaggagaggcggcagagtccctgctaactctcactccacccctgcagagagctctagtagcagaaggctctcatttcccaaaatttga